The genomic region TGCCTCCGCTCGACGAACGTATCGATTCATTTATCGAGCTCTCCCGCCGTTACGGAAAGGAGCGCGCCGTCTGGCGTTTCGACCCGTTGATACTCACCCCGCGCACCGGGATGCTCGACCTGCTCGCGCGTGTCCGCGCGGTGGGCGACAAAATCCACCCCTATACGGAGAAACTCGTGTTCAGCTTCTGCGAGATCGCGCGTTACCCTAAGGTCGTCCGAAACCTCGCGCGGGAGGGAATCGAGTACGCCGGGTTCGACAGGGAGTCGATGCTCGACGCGGCGCGCGGGCTCAGCGGAATGAACCGCGATTGGGGACTGAGCGTCGCGTCATGCGCGCAGGAGATCGGCCTCCACGAATTCGGCATCATACATAACAAGTGCGTGGACGGCGAACTGACCGCGCGGATATCCCCCGGCGACCGGGCGCTGGCGGAGTTCCTCGGGCAGGGAAATGCGGGAGTTTTCAAGGACAAGGGTCAGCGCAAATTCTGCGGATGTATCCCGTCGAAGGATATCGGGCAGTACGATACCTGCCCGCATTTCTGCGCGTACTGTTACGCGAACACGTCGCGCGAGACGGTGAAACGTAAAATCAGCGGAAATACTATTGACTGCGAAGGAATTATATAAATTATAAAAAAACAGATTATATATTCATTTAATATTGCGTTCAATTCGCATATAATCTTGCGCTTTTTCAGGAATACCTTATCATATATGCGGAGTGTAATGTGAAAATATCCTGGTGGATCGTAGTCTATTTATTTTTCCACCTGCTGCTTGTGTCGTTATTTTTTGCAATACAGGTTCAGAACAGCCGTGATAACATCAACTACTTCGCCAAACAGCATCTGCTGGAAAAGCAGGAATTCTTTAAAACCGCGACCTATCTGAAATCGGAAGTCATTAAGAAAATGATCCAGGACTATACGTTCTGGGACGAAATGGCCGACTTTACAAAAAATAAAAAATCAGCATGGGCGAAAGTCAATCTTGACACCCTATTTCCTTCCATTAATATTCAATTCCTGTGGGTATATGAAACCAACGGAAACCGGATTTATTATAAAAGCGACGGCAATTATTCGGATACGGCCGATTTATTGAAACTAACCGGCATCACAGCGGACGAAATGCACGGGTATTTTTCCACCAACCGCTACATGGAAATATTCATCCATCATAACCAGATGCATTACCAGTTGTTCGGGAGCACAATCCATCCGACAAGCGACTTCGAAAGAAAAACGCCGCCTGCGGGATATTTCTTCGTCGCGAAAAAATGGGACGGTATATTTATCGACAACCTGAAAAAGAACGTCTACGCCTCGGAAATAGAAATAATCGACGCGGAATTCACCAACGCGGCGTACGATTTCGAACGGTCGGGGCCTCAGCTGGTGGTGAATATTCCCCTGCCCGGATGGAATTTTACCCATTTTGCAAGAATCACGTTCACAGATAACGCGGTCATCGAATACGGAAAAATTCTATTCGGCCAGCTTTTTATCGTGGGGTTTCTCCTCGCGGCGTCCTATATCCTGTTCTTTATCATCCTGTTATACCGGATTGTTTTCCCGCTCAGGAATATCTCAGGCTCGCTGAAAATGAAAAACCTCGAACCGATAAAAAACCTTTCACGGTCGAAATCGGAATTCGGCGATATTTCGCGCTTAATCAACGAATTTTTCGTTCAGCGGCAGAATATCGAGGATATCAATACCCAACTCCAGACTGTCGAAGCGCATCAGAGAGCGATGCTGGACAATATCCCGTATATGCTCTGGCTTAAGGATAATCAGGGACGTTTTATCGAGGTAAACAAGGCGTTCGAAACCTTTTTCAGGATGACGCGCGAACAGGTGGTAGGGAAAACCAACACCGAACTGTTTTCCCCTGAAATCGCGGTAAAATTCAATAATTACCTTGAAAAACTGTATTCTGTCAAAACACAGCTCGCGTTCGAGGAAGAATTTCTTATCGATGATAAAAATGTCTGTCTTGAGATGTTTTTTACGGTCATCGTCAGCCAGAACGGCGAAATTATCGGGAATACCGGGATGGCCCGCGATATCACGCTTCAAAAAAACAACGAAGCGGAACGGGAGAATTTGCAGGGGCAGATATACCAACTGAATAAAATTGATACGCTCGGGAAACTCGCCGGGGGAGTGGCGCACGAATTCAGGAATTATCTCACCGTTATCCGGGGATACTCCGACCTGATCCAGTACCATCCGAACTCCGACCCGGAAATCCGCGAATTTCTGAAGAATATCATTGACGCGGCGGATAAATCAACATCGATCACCTCCCAGCTCCTCGCGTTCAGCCGGAAACAGATACTCACCCCCCATAACATCAATCTAAACGACCGGTTGACCGAGATGAAGAAGGTCATCGAGCCGCTGATCGGCGAGAATATCCGTATCGTCCTGAAAACAAAACCTCGCCTGAGCAATATTTACGCGGATATGACCCAGATCGAGCAGATCGTATTCAACCTTACATTAAACTCCCGTGACGCGATGCCTGACGGGGGAACCATTCTATGGACGACCGACAATATCCGTATCGACGAGAAGTATTGCCGGGAATACCCGTTCGCCCTCCCCGGAAATTATGTCCTGTTTTCCGTAACCGACGACGGCGAAGGAATGACTGCCGAGGTGCTGAAAAAAATATTCGACCCGTTTTTTACTACGAAGGATATCGGTAAGGGCACGGGGATGGGTCTCGCCGTAGTTTACGGGATTGTCAAACAGCATAACGGATGGATTACCGCCGAGAGCGAACCGGGCAGAGGTTCGGTCTTTTCGGTCTATTTCCCGGTGATGGACGGTATTATCAGCGACGGTGTTCACAATAAAGATACGAAGAATTTCAGTCAACTGGTGGGAAATCTCGAGCAGATATTACTGATCGAGGACGAACGCGGCGTGCGGAATATGCTGACCGAGGCGTTGAAGCGGAATAAGTACCGTGTCATCGACTGCGGGGATATTAAGTCCGCGCGGATAAAATATGCCGGGCATCATGCGGATATCCAGATGCTGATCTCCGACGTACTGCTGCCGGACGGGAACGGGATGGAATTCGCGCGGGAAATCCGTGAGGATAATCCCCGTATCCCGGTAATACTCACCAGCGGATATATGACGCCTTCCCTTCGGATGGATATTATCGAAAAGAACGGATTCGAGTTTATCCCGAAACCGTTCACCCTGATGGAGTTTTTACGCAGGGTTTCTGAGCTGTTCCATAATAACCCGTGATATTTATCGGTATTCTCCTTGTCTAAAATATTTCCTTTTACTATAATATACCCACAAAAGAAAGCGAGGGCTATATGCGTATCCTCCGTTTCGCCGTAGCGCAGGTCAATACCACTGTCGGTAATATCGAGGGCAATCTGACTAAGATGAAGGACTCGGTTATCCGCGCGGCGGACGGGAAAGCCGACGTGCTGATATTCCCCGAGCTCACGGTCACCGGTTATCCGCCGGAGGATTTGGTCTTCAAGTCGCAGTTCATCGATTCAAACCTCGCGGCGCTCAGGGAACTGACCGATTTCAGCCGGCAATACCCTCTCCTGATATTCGCGGGATTTATCGACCGCACCGACGATATCTACAACGCCGCCGCGGTCATCCACCAGGGCCGGCTGATCGACGTTTATCATAAAATATACCTGCCGAACTACGGCGTATTCGACGAGAAGCGATACTTCGCGTCGGGGGACTCCGTCCCGGTGTACCTCTTTAAGGGTGTGCGCATCGGCTATACCATCTGCGAGGACTTGTGGTATCCCGACGGGCCGGGGCATTTCCAGGCGACTGTGGGCGACGCGGAGATCATCCTGAACTCCAGCGCGTCCCCGTACCATACCGGTAAGCAGCAGTTCCGCGAGAAGATGTACTCCGCGCGCGCGGGAGACGAGATCGCCGCGCTCATTAACTGCAACCTCGCCGGGGGACAGGACGAACTGGTGTTCGACGGTACCTCGACCGCCTACGACGAATCCGGCAGCCTGACCGCGCGCATGGAACCGTTCGCCGAGGATTTCCAGTGCTTCGACATCAATATGGAATCGGTGTTCCGCAAGCGGCTGAAGGATATCCGCCGCCGGGAGCGGAAGCTCGTGCTGGAAAGCCCGTTCCGTATCCGCGAAGTAGAGATCACGGGAAACGCCCCCGCGCTTCAATCGATAGAGAAACTCCCTGAAATATGCGAACTTTCCGACGAGGTCGGCTCGGCATACCGTGCGCTAGTGCTCGGCACGCGCGACTATGTCGAGAAGAAC from Brevinematales bacterium harbors:
- a CDS encoding DUF1848 domain-containing protein, which codes for MSFRWEKVPIRDKDGLVVEASAPIVVTASRSTDIPAFYGEWFSRRLDAGYVKWINPFNGAPYYVSFAKTRFFVFWTKNPRPFFPVLERVARMGYGFYFQFTLNNYDGTGLEPGMPPLDERIDSFIELSRRYGKERAVWRFDPLILTPRTGMLDLLARVRAVGDKIHPYTEKLVFSFCEIARYPKVVRNLAREGIEYAGFDRESMLDAARGLSGMNRDWGLSVASCAQEIGLHEFGIIHNKCVDGELTARISPGDRALAEFLGQGNAGVFKDKGQRKFCGCIPSKDIGQYDTCPHFCAYCYANTSRETVKRKISGNTIDCEGII
- a CDS encoding response regulator, whose amino-acid sequence is MKISWWIVVYLFFHLLLVSLFFAIQVQNSRDNINYFAKQHLLEKQEFFKTATYLKSEVIKKMIQDYTFWDEMADFTKNKKSAWAKVNLDTLFPSINIQFLWVYETNGNRIYYKSDGNYSDTADLLKLTGITADEMHGYFSTNRYMEIFIHHNQMHYQLFGSTIHPTSDFERKTPPAGYFFVAKKWDGIFIDNLKKNVYASEIEIIDAEFTNAAYDFERSGPQLVVNIPLPGWNFTHFARITFTDNAVIEYGKILFGQLFIVGFLLAASYILFFIILLYRIVFPLRNISGSLKMKNLEPIKNLSRSKSEFGDISRLINEFFVQRQNIEDINTQLQTVEAHQRAMLDNIPYMLWLKDNQGRFIEVNKAFETFFRMTREQVVGKTNTELFSPEIAVKFNNYLEKLYSVKTQLAFEEEFLIDDKNVCLEMFFTVIVSQNGEIIGNTGMARDITLQKNNEAERENLQGQIYQLNKIDTLGKLAGGVAHEFRNYLTVIRGYSDLIQYHPNSDPEIREFLKNIIDAADKSTSITSQLLAFSRKQILTPHNINLNDRLTEMKKVIEPLIGENIRIVLKTKPRLSNIYADMTQIEQIVFNLTLNSRDAMPDGGTILWTTDNIRIDEKYCREYPFALPGNYVLFSVTDDGEGMTAEVLKKIFDPFFTTKDIGKGTGMGLAVVYGIVKQHNGWITAESEPGRGSVFSVYFPVMDGIISDGVHNKDTKNFSQLVGNLEQILLIEDERGVRNMLTEALKRNKYRVIDCGDIKSARIKYAGHHADIQMLISDVLLPDGNGMEFAREIREDNPRIPVILTSGYMTPSLRMDIIEKNGFEFIPKPFTLMEFLRRVSELFHNNP
- a CDS encoding NAD+ synthase — its product is MRILRFAVAQVNTTVGNIEGNLTKMKDSVIRAADGKADVLIFPELTVTGYPPEDLVFKSQFIDSNLAALRELTDFSRQYPLLIFAGFIDRTDDIYNAAAVIHQGRLIDVYHKIYLPNYGVFDEKRYFASGDSVPVYLFKGVRIGYTICEDLWYPDGPGHFQATVGDAEIILNSSASPYHTGKQQFREKMYSARAGDEIAALINCNLAGGQDELVFDGTSTAYDESGSLTARMEPFAEDFQCFDINMESVFRKRLKDIRRRERKLVLESPFRIREVEITGNAPALQSIEKLPEICELSDEVGSAYRALVLGTRDYVEKNGFRDVLIAISGGIDSAMVAVIAADALGKSRVHGIYLPSQYSASISGEDAHKLAANLGIDMHEMEIQPLFEDYLKSLAPAFEGRPFDIAEENLQSRIRGNIIMALSNKFNWLVLTTGNKSEMSTGYATLYGDMAGGFAVIKDVLKTLVYRIAEYINREVELIPRRIIDRPPSAELRPDQKDTDSLPEYDTLDRIISAYVEEDCSLDAIVQDIGDEALVKRVIRMIDRSEYKRRQAPPGIKITPRAFGRDRRMPITNRYQT